A genome region from Maniola jurtina chromosome 22, ilManJurt1.1, whole genome shotgun sequence includes the following:
- the LOC123876820 gene encoding apyrase-like produces the protein MLSIRTSVFLSVCSLVSAQLYELNVVHYNDFHARFVETSPSGTVCNPEVAPCIGGFARIATLVRQALEREPDSIVLNGGDSFQGTIWYNLLRWNVTQEFMNMIHHDAHVLGNHEFDNGIEGVVPYLQHLNSSVVVANIIDDEEPDIQGLYQPSVVIERKGRKIGIIGVIISTTNELAATGNLTFTDEIEAVRREAEKLNEEGVDIIVVLSHCGLEKDQEIALKASPYVDIVVGAHSHSLLINTEPPAGIAFVPQGPYPIVVEQENRSVLVVQAAAHTVFLGEIKLYFDEQGELVNWTGDPIFAGNDVEQAPDVLAKINEYLPIIEEKATELVGFSKVLLSSRCSCGECNLGSFICDAFMNAAIERAQGNQWNYAHFCLTNTGGVRSDIDAGNVTFEKLLLSTPFENQVEVFDLKGQYVLEALEFAVANQPFPGARMLQISGLRGVFDGLRPVNSRIVNATVRCNDCNVPRYEPLDVNKTYKVVSQSFLGGGGDGFSMISNNRENVEVLGVDYEILMNYVRQQSPIIKDLDGRLAISDPCLQN, from the exons ATGCTGAGTATCAGGACTTCAGTGTTTTTGAGTGTTTGCTCTCTAGTCAGTGCTCAACTGTATGAATTGAATGTAGTGCATTATAACGACTTCCATGCAAG ATTTGTGGAAACAAGTCCATCTGGAACAGTATGCAACCCAGAAGTAGCGCCATGCATAGGCGGATTCGCCCGTATAGCTACTCTGGTCAGACAGGCTTTAGAAAGAGAACCAGATTCCATAGTGCTGAACGGGGGAGACAGCTTTCAGGGCACTATATGGTACAACTTGCTTCGCTGGAATGTTACGCAGGAGTTCATGAATATGATACACCATGATGCTCAc GTACTAGGCAACCATGAGTTCGACAATGGTATAGAAGGAGTAGTCCCATATCTCCAACATTTGAATTCTTCAGTTGTTGTAGCCAACATTATCGATGACGAAGAGCCAGATATCCAAGGCTTATATCAACCAAGCGTTGTGATTGAGAGAAAAGGACGAAAGATTGGTATTATAGGCGTTATCATATCTACCACTAAC GAATTGGCGGCTACTGGTAATCTGACATTCACTGATGAAATAGAGGCTGTAAGAAGGGAGGCTGAGAAGCTGAATGAGGAGGGCGTGGACATAATCGTCGTTTTGTCTCATTGTGGACTTGAAAAAGACCA AGAAATCGCTCTGAAAGCAAGTCCGTACGTAGATATCGTCGTAGGAGCTCACAGCCATTCCTTGCTAATAAATACAGAACCTCCGGCGGGTATAGCGTTCGTGCCTCAGGGACCTTACCCAATTGTAGTCGAACAAGAGAACAGATCT GTGCTTGTGGTTCAAGCGGCTGCTCATACAGTATTTTTGGGAGAAATCAAGCTTTACTTTGACGAACAAGGGGAACTTGTTAATTGGACTGGTGATCCTATCTTTGCTGGCAATGACGTTGAACAAG CACCTGATGTTTTGGCAAAGATTAATGAATACCTGCCAATCATAGAGGAGAAAGCCACAGAGTTGGTAGGATTTTCTAAAGTACTGCTATCGTCGAGGTGCTCCTGCGGCGAATGCAACCTTGGAAGCTTCATTTGCGATGCTTTTATGAATGCt GCGATAGAAAGAGCACAAGGAAATCAATGGAATTACGCACACTTCTGTTTGACAAACACGGGCGGTGTGAGGTCTGATATTGACGCAGGAA ACGTAACATTCGAAAAGCTGCTGCTATCGACGCCATTTGAGAACCAAGTGGAAGTATTTGACCTGAAAGGGCAGTATGTCTTGGAAGCGTTGGAGTTTGCAGTCGCCAACCAGCCTTTTCCTGGTGCAAGGATGCTGCAGATTTCTG GGCTCAGAGGGGTATTTGACGGTCTACGACCAGTTAACAGCAGGATAGTGAACGCGACCGTCCGTTGCAATGACTGCAATGTCCCTCGGTACGAACCCTTGGATGTCAACAAGACGTACAAAGTGGTCTCACAGAGCTTCCTTGGTGGAGGCGGCGATGGATTCAGT